AGGAGGGTCAGCGACATCGCTGCGGGTGGCCGCGGACACGCCCTTGGGGAGAAGGCCAAAGCAGAAAGCAGCCAAGGAAGGGAAGAAAAGCAAGGAAGGGAAGAAAAGGTTGGGCCAGAGCATGGAGGAACACCTCCCTTTATCGTACAGCTTGAGGCGGGTCGGTAAGGGCGTATATCGGTACCCTGCGGAAAGGGCAACGCGAGTCCGGCTGAGATGCTATAAGATGGCAGTATGGGGGACCGCAAGATTCCAAGATTGGCAATGGCAGAGATTCCGCCGGCGGTAGAACACCGGGTGCGCCTTTTGCGACAGTTGCAGCCCGGCGAATTGCTCATTCACGAGATCTACCGGAGTATCCAAGGGGAATCTACGTTTGCTGGTCTGCCTTGTGTGTTTGTCCGGTTGGCGGTGTGCGACCTTCGTTGCACCTGGTGTGATACACCCCATGCTTTTACCCAAGGGCAACCGCTGCGACGTGAACAGGTGGTGCGTCAGGTTCTCGACTATCACTGTCCTCTGGTCGAAATTACAGGTGGGGAACCCCTACTGCAACAGGAGGTGTACCCGCTCATGCGGGAACTGGCCGATGCGGGATGCACGGTGCTCCTGGAAACCAGCGGCGCTCACGATGTCTCCGCAGTGGATTCCCGAGTCCATATCATCATGGACTTGAAATGTCCAGACAGCGGCGAATGTGAACGGAATTACTGGCCTAACCTAGAGGTCCTCAAACCTACCGATCAGATCAAATTTGTCGTGGCCAGTCGCAGAGACTGGGAATGGGCGGAACAGACCATTCGGGAACATGGCCTCGAGGAGCGTTTCCAGTGTTTGGTCAGTCCTGCCTTTGGCCGGGTCACACCGCTAGAAGTGGTCACATGGCTCCTGGAGTCAGGCTTGCAGCAGGTTCGATTTCAGTTGCAGTTGCACAAGTACGTGTGGGAACCGACAACACGGGGCGTTTGATTGGGGTAAGTTTTATCGTCAGGGGATTGTCTACTGGGGGCAGGGGTGCTATAGGACCAATCCTCATTCGGCGATGAGGAGGGCGGCGGCGTGGGGAGAATG
The Thermogemmata fonticola genome window above contains:
- a CDS encoding radical SAM protein is translated as MGDRKIPRLAMAEIPPAVEHRVRLLRQLQPGELLIHEIYRSIQGESTFAGLPCVFVRLAVCDLRCTWCDTPHAFTQGQPLRREQVVRQVLDYHCPLVEITGGEPLLQQEVYPLMRELADAGCTVLLETSGAHDVSAVDSRVHIIMDLKCPDSGECERNYWPNLEVLKPTDQIKFVVASRRDWEWAEQTIREHGLEERFQCLVSPAFGRVTPLEVVTWLLESGLQQVRFQLQLHKYVWEPTTRGV